The following are encoded together in the Bradymonas sediminis genome:
- a CDS encoding YbhB/YbcL family Raf kinase inhibitor-like protein, whose translation MKIKALLLAPLLVASFGCETKSAPQEEETAEVKPAEEAPKAEAKPSTEKSTIDIVLSSSAFKDGEAIPTKYTCDGDNLSVPLTWSNLPEGTESVAVVMHDPDAPNGTVYHWGIWTIPAAATGLPEGLPPSAEVALSISADTKVVASQSSNIAKTVGYTGPCPPEGDDAHRYIFEVFALDHPGTSFANTPTAEALLSELQTDANAHGTLTGTYQRQK comes from the coding sequence ATGAAAATCAAAGCACTATTATTGGCGCCGCTTCTGGTCGCGAGCTTCGGCTGTGAGACCAAGTCCGCGCCGCAGGAAGAAGAGACGGCCGAAGTGAAGCCGGCCGAGGAGGCCCCCAAAGCCGAAGCGAAGCCCTCTACCGAGAAGTCGACCATCGATATCGTGTTGAGCAGCAGCGCCTTTAAGGATGGTGAGGCCATCCCGACGAAATATACCTGCGACGGCGACAACCTGTCGGTGCCGCTTACCTGGTCGAACCTCCCCGAGGGCACCGAGAGCGTGGCGGTCGTGATGCACGACCCCGACGCCCCCAACGGCACCGTATATCATTGGGGTATTTGGACGATCCCGGCCGCCGCCACCGGGCTCCCCGAGGGGCTCCCGCCGTCGGCCGAGGTCGCGCTGAGCATAAGCGCCGACACGAAGGTCGTCGCCTCGCAGAGCAGCAACATCGCCAAGACCGTCGGCTATACCGGCCCCTGCCCGCCCGAAGGCGACGACGCCCACCGCTATATCTTCGAGGTCTTCGCTCTGGACCATCCCGGCACCAGCTTCGCCAATACGCCGACCGCCGAAGCCCTGCTCAGTGAGTTACAGACGGACGCGAACGCGCACGGTACGCTCACCGGCACCTACCAACGCCAGAAATAA
- a CDS encoding ATP-dependent helicase yields the protein MLNLNLDQLNPEQRQATTHIDGPLLILAGAGSGKTRVITTRIAYLIQRGIKPESILAVSFTNKAATEMKERVAGVTGPKLAKQVYLSTFHSLGADILRRDIDALGYKKPFAILDQGDQNAIIRDALKEFRLDPKIVDPGRILSIISKAKMGFCEPKDLPELRHDPLTQYAQKIDGFYKKALKGLNAVDFDDLICLPVHIFEQHEKIRQKYAKKFQYVMVDEYQDTNMLQLLFLNHLVKDHQNLCVVGDDDQSIYGFRGAVAENILEFERQFEGTVMVKLEQNYRSTNLILDAANAVIANNEVRKDKALWSAAGDGEKLRYIECDDDREEAEYVAAEIERYKLDYDLDYSDFAILYRVNPQSRVFEEALRTYSIPYTVLGGQEFFDRKEVKDFVAYLRACANPNDEVSIRRIVNVPPRGIGPTLLERISEFAHVNKWTFRRALNELARDPSRVEGIGHKVSDKLSDLVDMLDDFGDRFEAAEQDPTVRLAELGRDVLKRTHMINHILSTEKNPRIARRRVDNVEEILSSLAYYQDRSGGTLQKFLTRIALDRSDMNDKSEEQKGVKLMTLHSSKGLEFPCVFLVGMEEEYLPHIRSMNNPQDLSEERRLAYVGITRAKRHLTLTSAATRMRYGKAEDREPSRFLAEIPPETIDIQRAGDAQSLADQREAQNQKYLSALKAQIFKS from the coding sequence ATGTTGAATCTCAACCTCGATCAGCTCAACCCCGAACAACGCCAGGCGACCACGCATATCGACGGGCCGCTGCTGATCCTCGCCGGCGCCGGGAGCGGCAAGACGCGCGTGATCACCACGCGCATCGCGTATCTGATCCAGCGCGGCATTAAGCCCGAGTCCATCCTGGCGGTGAGCTTTACCAATAAGGCGGCCACCGAGATGAAGGAGCGCGTGGCCGGGGTCACGGGGCCGAAGCTCGCAAAGCAGGTCTACCTGTCGACCTTCCACAGCCTGGGGGCCGATATTTTGCGCCGTGATATCGACGCGCTCGGGTATAAAAAACCCTTTGCCATTCTGGACCAGGGCGACCAGAACGCGATCATCCGCGACGCGCTTAAGGAGTTTCGCCTGGACCCCAAGATCGTCGACCCGGGGCGTATCTTAAGCATCATCAGCAAGGCGAAGATGGGGTTTTGCGAGCCCAAGGACCTCCCCGAGCTTCGCCATGACCCGCTGACCCAATACGCCCAGAAGATCGACGGATTCTATAAAAAAGCGCTCAAGGGCTTAAACGCGGTCGACTTCGACGACCTGATCTGCCTGCCGGTGCATATCTTCGAGCAGCACGAGAAGATCCGGCAAAAATACGCCAAAAAATTTCAATATGTCATGGTCGATGAGTACCAGGACACCAATATGCTGCAGCTGCTCTTTTTGAACCACCTGGTCAAAGACCACCAGAACCTGTGCGTGGTGGGCGACGACGACCAGAGCATCTACGGGTTCCGCGGGGCGGTGGCCGAGAATATCCTCGAATTCGAGCGCCAATTCGAGGGCACCGTCATGGTCAAGCTCGAGCAGAATTACCGCTCGACCAACCTCATCCTGGACGCCGCCAACGCGGTCATCGCCAATAACGAGGTGCGCAAAGACAAGGCCCTGTGGAGCGCGGCGGGCGACGGCGAGAAGCTGCGCTATATCGAGTGCGACGATGACCGCGAGGAGGCCGAATATGTGGCCGCCGAGATCGAGCGCTACAAGCTCGACTACGACCTCGACTACTCCGACTTCGCCATCCTCTACCGGGTCAACCCGCAGAGCCGCGTCTTCGAGGAGGCGCTGCGCACCTATAGCATCCCGTACACCGTGCTGGGCGGCCAGGAATTCTTCGACCGCAAAGAGGTCAAGGACTTCGTGGCCTACCTGCGCGCCTGCGCAAACCCCAACGACGAGGTCAGCATCCGGCGCATCGTCAACGTGCCGCCGCGCGGCATCGGCCCGACCCTGCTGGAGCGCATCAGCGAGTTCGCCCACGTCAACAAATGGACGTTTCGGCGCGCCCTCAACGAGCTCGCGCGCGACCCGTCGCGGGTCGAGGGCATCGGGCACAAGGTCAGCGACAAGCTCAGCGACCTGGTCGACATGCTGGATGACTTCGGCGACCGCTTCGAGGCCGCCGAGCAAGACCCGACGGTGCGCCTAGCCGAGCTTGGCCGCGACGTGCTCAAGCGCACCCATATGATCAACCATATTTTGAGCACCGAGAAGAACCCGCGCATCGCGCGCCGCCGGGTCGACAACGTCGAGGAGATCCTGTCGTCCCTGGCCTATTATCAGGACCGATCGGGCGGGACGCTGCAAAAATTCCTCACCCGCATCGCGCTGGACCGCTCCGATATGAACGACAAATCCGAGGAGCAAAAAGGCGTCAAATTGATGACGCTGCACTCCTCAAAGGGCCTGGAGTTCCCCTGCGTGTTTTTGGTGGGCATGGAGGAGGAATACCTGCCGCATATCCGCAGCATGAATAACCCGCAGGACCTCAGCGAGGAGCGCCGGCTGGCCTACGTCGGCATCACCCGCGCCAAGCGCCACCTCACGCTGACCTCGGCGGCCACGCGCATGCGCTACGGCAAGGCCGAGGACCGCGAGCCGAGCCGGTTTTTGGCCGAGATTCCGCCCGAGACCATCGATATCCAGCGCGCCGGCGACGCGCAGAGCCTGGCCGACCAGCGCGAGGCCCAGAATCAAAAATACCTGTCGGCCCTCAAGGCCCAGATCTTCAAAAGTTAA
- a CDS encoding archaemetzincin, which yields MAQHDEGGQSLDDFKQSKPNRPDTRRNVIYLQPMGDWRLPTCPSLAALQHYARSFFGQPVEVLPSIALSNLHVTERENPHEGQRQLLTTDILRLLAHSLPDDAFCMLGISLVDLYPDPNWNFVFGQASLRNRVGVYSFARYMAEGDAHLTLRRSLKVMAHEIGHMYGLTHCTYFECGLNGSNYLDESDRRPIHLCPVCLRKLHWSADLDPAQRYFELDKAYQMLGFRDSAEFVRARVRRMRN from the coding sequence TTGGCACAGCACGATGAGGGCGGACAGTCGTTGGATGATTTTAAGCAGTCAAAGCCCAATCGTCCCGACACCAGGCGCAACGTGATCTACCTGCAACCGATGGGGGATTGGCGCTTGCCGACGTGTCCATCGCTGGCCGCGCTTCAGCATTACGCGCGCTCGTTTTTTGGCCAGCCGGTCGAGGTGCTGCCGTCCATCGCCCTGAGCAATCTTCACGTCACCGAGCGCGAGAACCCCCACGAGGGCCAGCGCCAATTGCTCACCACCGATATCCTTCGCCTGCTGGCGCACTCGCTGCCCGATGATGCGTTTTGCATGCTCGGCATCTCGCTGGTTGACCTCTATCCGGACCCGAATTGGAATTTTGTCTTTGGGCAGGCGAGCCTGCGAAATAGGGTCGGGGTCTATAGCTTTGCGCGCTATATGGCCGAGGGAGATGCGCATCTGACGCTTCGCCGCAGCCTGAAGGTCATGGCCCACGAGATTGGGCATATGTATGGGTTGACCCATTGCACCTATTTTGAGTGCGGCCTCAACGGGTCGAATTATCTCGATGAGTCGGACCGCCGGCCGATTCACCTCTGCCCGGTTTGCCTGCGTAAACTGCATTGGAGCGCGGATCTGGACCCCGCCCAGCGCTATTTTGAGCTCGACAAAGCCTATCAGATGCTGGGCTTTCGGGACTCGGCGGAGTTCGTGCGCGCGCGGGTGCGGCGGATGCGAAACTAA
- a CDS encoding thioredoxin family protein, producing the protein MKPASMELNTDNFEQEVLESDLPVAAYFWAEWCGLCKTLTPVLDELATEYEARIQVGQVNIDAHPALTNEYRIRDTPTLIFFHKGNVLRRLTGDASRSHLEEMFEQMAEIAEEQD; encoded by the coding sequence ATGAAACCTGCCAGCATGGAGCTGAACACCGATAATTTTGAGCAAGAAGTCCTCGAGTCTGACCTGCCCGTCGCCGCCTATTTTTGGGCCGAGTGGTGCGGACTCTGCAAGACACTTACCCCCGTGCTCGACGAGCTGGCCACGGAATATGAGGCGCGCATTCAGGTCGGCCAGGTCAATATCGACGCACATCCGGCGCTGACCAACGAATACCGCATCCGCGACACCCCGACGCTGATTTTCTTCCACAAAGGCAACGTGCTGCGCCGGCTGACCGGCGACGCCAGCCGAAGCCACCTCGAAGAGATGTTCGAGCAGATGGCAGAAATCGCCGAAGAGCAGGACTAA
- a CDS encoding S49 family peptidase yields MLRAPFVLLRNLFMLLGHLWSSFWFKLGYLFRRKKKLYIRVDLESSYPFGPPEGIARFFQSGPSFMELRENLARLRDAKEVDGIVLIPQASAMGHGQKTELYRLLDDLRAHGKDIVAHTQMPMTADYMTLLSADSILMSPAGRLYSFGPRFEQYFVHEALQKLGIVPQFVHIGEFKTASHRFLHESMPLAQRLMMQNLYRSLKDLLLERIAERRGLTPAQADRLFEQAPMDAPTARRGGFIDGEVFRESVRGWLEAGELEAGELEAPDAKAPKNSSDTLMLNADEYLASAPEPYRWKPLFRRPKRFAVLDLSGMIVMPNMNIPGQSAVTIDPHEVIPALRRVREDARVAGVILHINSPGGSALASDIIWHAIEELRRTKPVIAQCSDVVGSGGYYLAVAADEIICERSTLTGSIGVITGKMSAPGVPAKIGVNFEAIFEHDADNFASLTEPLSPEMMARMDADARSFYRRFLQRVGQSRQLSRRRLHRYARGRVYLGEAAHKRGLVDHIGGMDLAVERLAKLCVMDAKKTELTYISHRQQDLKSALRGSILQSPSIQAGALGALGQALVPQASDWLDALAEPAMLASLLKKDPILALMPWRVG; encoded by the coding sequence ATGCTACGCGCGCCTTTTGTGTTGCTGCGAAATCTCTTCATGCTCCTCGGCCACCTGTGGTCGAGCTTTTGGTTCAAGCTAGGTTATCTGTTTCGGCGCAAAAAGAAACTCTATATTCGCGTGGATTTAGAGAGCAGCTATCCCTTCGGCCCGCCGGAGGGGATCGCGCGATTCTTCCAGAGCGGCCCGTCTTTTATGGAGCTGCGCGAGAACCTGGCGCGCCTGCGCGACGCGAAAGAGGTCGACGGCATCGTGCTCATTCCGCAGGCAAGCGCGATGGGCCACGGGCAAAAGACCGAGCTCTACCGGCTGCTCGACGACCTTCGCGCCCACGGAAAAGACATCGTCGCGCACACCCAGATGCCCATGACCGCCGATTATATGACGCTCTTAAGCGCCGACTCCATCCTGATGAGCCCGGCGGGGCGCCTCTATTCTTTTGGCCCGCGCTTCGAGCAATATTTTGTGCACGAGGCGCTCCAGAAGCTGGGCATCGTCCCGCAATTTGTGCATATCGGCGAATTTAAGACCGCCTCGCACCGATTCTTGCACGAGTCGATGCCCCTGGCCCAACGCCTGATGATGCAAAACCTCTACCGAAGCCTTAAAGATCTGCTGCTCGAGCGCATCGCCGAGCGCCGCGGCCTCACCCCGGCCCAGGCCGACCGCCTCTTTGAGCAGGCTCCGATGGACGCCCCCACGGCGCGCCGCGGCGGGTTTATCGACGGCGAGGTCTTCCGCGAGTCGGTCCGGGGCTGGCTGGAGGCGGGCGAGCTGGAGGCCGGCGAGTTGGAGGCGCCCGACGCAAAGGCGCCCAAAAACAGCTCAGATACGCTGATGCTCAACGCCGACGAATACCTCGCCTCAGCCCCGGAGCCCTACCGGTGGAAGCCGCTCTTTCGCCGGCCCAAGCGCTTCGCGGTGCTCGACCTCTCGGGCATGATCGTCATGCCGAATATGAATATCCCCGGGCAATCGGCGGTGACGATTGACCCGCACGAGGTCATCCCCGCGCTTCGGCGGGTTCGCGAGGACGCGCGCGTCGCCGGGGTGATCCTGCATATCAACTCCCCGGGCGGCAGCGCCCTGGCCAGCGATATCATCTGGCACGCCATCGAGGAGCTTCGCCGCACCAAACCGGTCATCGCCCAATGCTCGGATGTAGTGGGCAGCGGCGGGTATTATCTGGCGGTGGCCGCCGACGAGATTATCTGCGAGCGCTCCACGCTCACCGGCTCCATCGGCGTCATCACCGGCAAGATGTCGGCGCCGGGCGTGCCGGCCAAAATCGGCGTGAACTTCGAGGCCATCTTCGAGCACGACGCCGACAATTTCGCCAGCCTCACCGAGCCGCTCAGCCCCGAGATGATGGCGCGCATGGACGCCGACGCCCGCAGTTTTTATCGCCGCTTTTTGCAGCGGGTCGGCCAATCGCGCCAATTGTCGCGCCGCCGCCTGCACCGCTACGCCCGCGGCCGGGTCTACCTGGGCGAGGCCGCCCACAAGCGCGGCCTCGTCGACCATATCGGCGGCATGGACCTGGCCGTCGAGCGCCTGGCCAAGCTGTGCGTGATGGACGCCAAGAAGACCGAATTGACCTATATCTCGCACCGCCAACAGGACCTGAAATCAGCGCTGCGCGGCTCGATTTTGCAGAGCCCGTCGATTCAGGCCGGCGCGCTCGGCGCGCTTGGCCAGGCCCTGGTGCCCCAGGCGAGCGACTGGCTCGACGCACTCGCCGAGCCGGCGATGCTCGCCAGCCTGCTCAAAAAAGACCCGATTCTCGCGCTGATGCCCTGGCGAGTGGGATGA
- a CDS encoding LysE family transporter — MGDVFWVILVGFGMGFIGSIPPLGPVALMMINRVFKGQLKFAFFTGVGGAVAEVIYAALAVTGVGLLHSKAGVTSELLALISASILLGVGLYFFYQSYKKHPAPAHPNLAEQGDPELAADASTGTSFSHFMRGFSVSFLNPILIINWTLAVAYFFSLFQLKADLVGQLLFAVAVGAGKILWTAIEVILLNLFRERYSRAVLARVEKGLSVALIVSALFLGYQTLFLA, encoded by the coding sequence ATGGGCGACGTCTTCTGGGTCATCTTAGTCGGGTTCGGGATGGGCTTTATCGGCTCGATCCCCCCGCTTGGCCCGGTCGCCCTGATGATGATCAATCGGGTCTTTAAGGGGCAGCTCAAATTCGCGTTTTTTACCGGCGTCGGGGGCGCCGTCGCCGAGGTGATCTATGCGGCCCTGGCGGTGACCGGCGTCGGACTTTTGCATAGCAAGGCGGGCGTCACCAGTGAACTCCTGGCGCTCATCTCTGCCAGTATTCTGCTCGGGGTCGGGCTCTACTTTTTCTATCAATCCTACAAAAAACACCCCGCGCCGGCACATCCCAATTTGGCCGAGCAGGGCGATCCCGAGCTCGCCGCCGACGCCTCGACGGGGACATCCTTTTCCCACTTTATGCGTGGGTTCTCGGTCTCCTTTCTAAACCCAATTCTCATCATAAATTGGACCCTGGCGGTCGCGTATTTCTTCTCGTTATTTCAGCTCAAAGCAGACCTGGTGGGCCAGCTTCTCTTCGCCGTGGCCGTGGGCGCAGGCAAGATCTTGTGGACCGCGATTGAGGTGATTCTGCTCAATCTATTTCGGGAGCGTTATTCCCGCGCCGTGCTGGCGCGGGTTGAGAAGGGGCTGAGCGTCGCGTTGATCGTGAGCGCGCTATTTTTAGGGTATCAGACGCTCTTTCTTGCGTGA
- a CDS encoding TerB family tellurite resistance protein — protein MSSGMITALRNLFSNRSFSKISDTQELALVDTLALAMSADHDVSAVEREELTSLLRVLDWNQSTALKSYVEESLDKSRRYLAEPGGVLKYCMDISARLEEDWLREEAYYYAGRISTSDNRVDTNEHEFLQALVQALALDNDAQARIADQLLRETSF, from the coding sequence ATGAGTTCCGGAATGATCACGGCGTTAAGAAACCTCTTCTCGAACCGCTCTTTCTCAAAAATCAGCGACACCCAGGAGCTCGCGCTCGTCGACACGCTCGCCCTGGCGATGTCGGCCGACCACGACGTCTCGGCCGTGGAGCGCGAGGAGCTGACCTCCTTGCTGCGCGTGCTCGACTGGAATCAGTCGACCGCGCTTAAGAGCTATGTCGAAGAGTCGCTGGACAAGTCGAGGCGCTATCTGGCCGAGCCCGGTGGCGTGCTCAAATATTGCATGGATATCAGCGCGCGCCTGGAGGAAGATTGGCTGCGTGAAGAGGCCTATTATTACGCGGGGCGCATCTCCACCAGCGATAACCGCGTCGACACAAACGAGCACGAATTCCTGCAGGCGCTCGTGCAGGCGCTCGCCCTGGACAACGACGCACAGGCCCGCATCGCCGACCAATTGCTGCGCGAAACCTCGTTCTAA
- a CDS encoding lipase family protein, which produces MTTNIRWRALLVMCFWCVAVGCGDDSSPSNVSDAGGDAVDSTDVDATDAGEEDGTGGDAFGEDVTSDGCPMPPEMLVASTPETAAFAADAAQCGQASFGWLTDFAQGAAGEGLGEVTKLGLKRNFTVAALEAAITALGANAPRAIAHDVRVRQYEYTTQDRGELVQASALVAFPTDFEPGDAPKDIIVLLHGTTGFTDACSATEELEYQALAALIASFGNIVVAPDYIGLNGVGEPTEYLHPYLVGQSAAISSFDAVRAAMRMSGEERGDWCLNPRIITIGGSQGGHAALWMDRLAPYYAQEFELLGTVATVPPADMIGQMERALKDLVRASGNTAAFFGASAGWYGYGDRLDEVFVSPLDVDVPAALGAGCSFDDVLPAEPTSPADIFQQPLIDAAVDGTLLDMQPWGCITAENGLTTTSVERIAPESDSYGILFVLGENDELVDTAIERDSFDTLCAQGLQMEYLECAGAKHGETTLLALPEILDFVDARLAGETFAGASICEQRAPVTCRGAELQE; this is translated from the coding sequence ATGACAACGAATATTCGATGGCGCGCGTTATTGGTGATGTGTTTTTGGTGTGTCGCGGTTGGCTGCGGGGATGACTCCTCGCCGTCAAACGTCAGTGACGCCGGCGGCGACGCCGTCGATTCCACGGACGTCGACGCCACGGATGCGGGCGAAGAGGATGGCACCGGTGGCGATGCCTTCGGCGAGGACGTGACCTCCGATGGGTGTCCGATGCCCCCAGAGATGCTTGTCGCGAGCACGCCCGAGACCGCGGCCTTTGCCGCCGACGCCGCCCAATGTGGCCAGGCATCCTTTGGCTGGCTGACCGATTTCGCCCAGGGCGCAGCCGGTGAGGGGCTGGGTGAAGTCACCAAATTGGGCCTGAAGCGCAACTTCACGGTCGCGGCGCTCGAGGCGGCCATCACCGCGCTCGGGGCGAACGCGCCGCGCGCGATCGCCCATGACGTGCGGGTTCGCCAATACGAGTATACAACCCAGGACCGCGGTGAGTTGGTTCAGGCGAGCGCGCTGGTCGCGTTCCCGACCGACTTTGAGCCCGGTGACGCGCCCAAAGATATCATCGTCCTCTTGCACGGCACGACCGGGTTTACCGACGCGTGTTCGGCCACCGAAGAGCTCGAGTATCAGGCGTTGGCGGCGCTTATCGCATCCTTCGGCAATATCGTCGTCGCGCCGGATTATATTGGCCTTAACGGGGTCGGCGAGCCCACCGAATATCTGCATCCCTATCTTGTCGGTCAGTCGGCCGCGATTTCGTCTTTCGACGCGGTGCGCGCGGCGATGCGCATGAGCGGCGAAGAGCGGGGCGATTGGTGTTTGAACCCGCGCATCATCACCATCGGTGGCTCCCAGGGCGGGCATGCGGCGCTTTGGATGGACCGCTTGGCCCCGTATTATGCCCAGGAATTTGAGCTCCTCGGGACCGTCGCGACCGTCCCGCCGGCCGATATGATCGGGCAGATGGAGCGCGCGCTCAAAGACCTGGTGAGGGCCAGCGGAAATACCGCGGCGTTCTTCGGGGCGAGCGCGGGTTGGTACGGTTATGGGGACCGCCTCGACGAGGTCTTCGTGTCGCCGCTCGACGTGGATGTGCCGGCTGCGCTGGGCGCCGGCTGCAGCTTCGATGACGTCCTTCCTGCTGAGCCGACCTCGCCGGCCGATATCTTCCAGCAACCGCTTATCGACGCGGCCGTCGACGGCACGCTCCTCGATATGCAGCCCTGGGGCTGCATCACCGCGGAGAACGGTTTGACGACCACGAGCGTCGAGCGCATCGCGCCCGAGAGCGACTCCTACGGGATTCTCTTTGTGTTGGGCGAGAACGACGAACTCGTCGATACGGCGATTGAGCGCGACTCCTTCGACACCCTCTGCGCGCAGGGCTTGCAGATGGAATATCTGGAATGCGCGGGCGCCAAGCATGGCGAGACGACCTTACTCGCGCTCCCCGAGATTTTGGATTTCGTCGACGCTCGCCTCGCCGGCGAGACCTTCGCGGGAGCGAGCATCTGTGAGCAACGCGCCCCGGTGACGTGTCGTGGGGCTGAGTTGCAGGAATAA
- a CDS encoding COX15/CtaA family protein, which yields MTASQPKPAANSPLTKPQRRYRDFAWAFVVYLILVALFGAWVRITHSGAGCGDHWPSCHGEIIPLAPSVETIIEFTHRLSTGVLGILSIGLLGWAAKLYGIRHRVSVAAIITIVFIIFESLIGAKLVLSELVADNDSVARAVVIALHLVNTLALTGSAGLCAWWASGGKTPSKGAKQSLKVMLGLSIVLIVITSMMGAVTALGDTLFPVDPTLGHGLFDRVRGDLSAANHFLVRLRIIHPVIAVGASVLLIALTTTIRTGEVSAVAKKAAGVVLALVVAQLLIGSTNIYLGAPGWMQIIHLALAQALWITLLITTCEALARED from the coding sequence ATGACCGCCTCCCAGCCTAAACCCGCCGCCAATTCGCCCCTGACCAAACCGCAGCGCCGCTACCGCGACTTCGCCTGGGCGTTCGTCGTCTACCTTATCCTGGTGGCGCTCTTCGGCGCGTGGGTGCGCATCACCCACTCCGGCGCCGGCTGCGGCGACCACTGGCCGAGCTGCCACGGCGAAATCATCCCGCTCGCCCCGAGCGTGGAGACCATCATCGAGTTCACCCACCGGCTGAGCACCGGCGTGCTCGGCATCCTGTCCATCGGTTTGCTGGGCTGGGCCGCCAAGCTCTACGGCATCCGCCACCGCGTCAGCGTCGCGGCCATCATCACCATCGTCTTCATCATCTTTGAATCACTGATCGGCGCCAAGCTCGTCTTGAGCGAATTGGTCGCCGACAACGACTCGGTCGCCCGCGCCGTGGTCATCGCGCTGCACCTGGTCAATACCCTGGCGCTGACCGGCTCGGCCGGGCTGTGCGCCTGGTGGGCAAGCGGCGGCAAGACCCCGTCAAAGGGCGCCAAGCAAAGCCTCAAAGTCATGCTCGGCCTGAGCATCGTCCTCATCGTCATCACCAGCATGATGGGCGCGGTCACCGCCCTGGGCGACACGCTCTTCCCCGTCGACCCGACCCTGGGCCACGGCCTCTTCGACCGGGTGCGCGGGGACCTCTCGGCGGCCAACCACTTCCTGGTGCGCCTGCGCATCATCCACCCGGTCATCGCCGTGGGCGCCTCGGTCTTACTCATCGCACTGACCACGACCATTCGCACCGGCGAGGTCTCCGCGGTCGCCAAGAAGGCCGCCGGGGTCGTGCTGGCGCTGGTGGTGGCGCAGCTGCTCATCGGCTCGACCAACATCTATCTGGGCGCTCCCGGCTGGATGCAGATTATCCACCTCGCCCTGGCCCAGGCCCTCTGGATCACCCTGCTCATCACCACCTGTGAGGCCCTGGCGCGCGAAGACTGA
- a CDS encoding YceI family protein translates to MPNFDASTGQCLVRIYREGLAAAVGHDLVLKVGAFSVEVDTHAPRISAQFQADSLRVLGTQEEYARAADPQTMTSAALSARDRAKIESSMQKKVLETARFPVIRFESTGVSAGDASDILEVRGTLNLHGVERAISVSVKGDAEASVARVRLHQPDFGIEPFRALMGALKVQADVEIELRLGLGFDALKGAANR, encoded by the coding sequence ATGCCAAATTTCGACGCGTCGACGGGGCAATGTCTGGTACGAATTTATCGTGAGGGACTCGCCGCGGCGGTCGGCCACGACCTGGTGCTCAAGGTGGGGGCGTTTTCGGTGGAGGTCGACACGCACGCGCCGCGCATCTCGGCCCAATTCCAGGCCGACTCCCTTCGCGTGCTGGGAACCCAGGAGGAATACGCGCGCGCGGCCGACCCGCAGACGATGACCTCGGCGGCGCTCTCGGCCCGCGACCGCGCGAAGATCGAGAGCAGCATGCAAAAGAAGGTGCTCGAAACGGCGCGCTTCCCGGTGATTAGATTTGAGTCAACGGGGGTGTCGGCCGGCGACGCGAGCGATATATTGGAAGTGCGCGGCACGCTTAATTTGCACGGCGTCGAGCGCGCGATTTCGGTGTCCGTAAAAGGGGACGCCGAGGCGAGCGTCGCGCGGGTGCGCCTGCATCAGCCCGACTTCGGCATCGAGCCGTTCCGCGCGCTGATGGGCGCCCTTAAGGTGCAGGCCGACGTGGAGATTGAGCTTCGCCTCGGCCTCGGCTTTGACGCGCTAAAGGGCGCCGCGAACCGCTGA
- a CDS encoding HEAT repeat domain-containing protein, protein MVDYTKAEMLTRRLESSPQRFFESGAWSALLEQYFNGYPVETLRPWLASDDYYVRKSALCIASELGIEAALLVEDILPVFASTDPELVYYALDIAIIGSHLCPEALVEIAHTMDSENEFLRRRAMVLLSTKRPKYLVPALEALQAHEPDGEHAKGLLSLVNASQLSVETARSFILSARPLLRRYGALIAVHKEESRSGLLKLLEASDDGDLRYFANNVRLDGRCGN, encoded by the coding sequence ATGGTCGATTATACGAAGGCCGAAATGCTTACGCGCCGACTCGAGAGCTCGCCCCAACGCTTTTTTGAGTCCGGTGCGTGGAGTGCGTTGCTTGAGCAGTATTTCAATGGTTATCCGGTGGAAACGCTTCGCCCGTGGTTAGCCAGCGATGATTATTATGTGCGTAAATCAGCCTTATGTATTGCCTCCGAATTGGGGATTGAGGCCGCCTTATTGGTAGAAGATATTCTTCCGGTTTTTGCCTCAACCGACCCCGAGCTTGTTTATTATGCGTTAGATATTGCAATCATAGGCTCTCATTTGTGCCCAGAGGCACTGGTGGAAATAGCTCACACGATGGATTCAGAAAATGAGTTTCTGCGTCGGCGCGCGATGGTTTTGCTCTCCACAAAGCGGCCAAAATACCTCGTGCCGGCGCTTGAGGCTCTACAAGCGCATGAGCCCGACGGTGAGCATGCTAAAGGGCTTCTGAGTCTAGTAAACGCCAGTCAACTCTCTGTGGAGACGGCACGGTCCTTTATTTTGAGCGCCCGTCCGTTGTTGCGTCGGTATGGTGCACTAATTGCTGTTCATAAGGAGGAGTCTCGATCTGGCTTATTGAAACTCCTCGAGGCCAGCGATGACGGTGATTTGCGCTATTTTGCGAATAATGTGCGCTTAGATGGTAGGTGTGGCAATTAA